A region from the Cellvibrio sp. PSBB006 genome encodes:
- a CDS encoding glycine zipper 2TM domain-containing protein, with protein sequence MNKSMIVGTVLGIGIATAGGAIASYQLLKEPTHAEVVKTEPLTKQIQIPHEECRDETVVRQKPVKDEHRIAGKAIGAVVGGVLGHQVGGGSGKKVATVAGAVAGGYAGDRVQDNMQKNNTYTTTEQVCNTVYETREEITGYNVTYRLNDEEATVKMTYDPGQRIPVKDGQLVLAPAADAVQ encoded by the coding sequence ATGAATAAATCCATGATTGTTGGCACTGTATTAGGTATTGGAATCGCTACCGCCGGTGGTGCTATTGCCAGTTATCAATTGTTGAAAGAGCCCACTCATGCCGAGGTGGTCAAAACTGAACCGCTGACAAAACAAATTCAGATTCCTCACGAAGAATGTCGCGATGAAACGGTCGTGCGTCAAAAGCCGGTGAAAGATGAGCATCGTATTGCCGGTAAAGCGATCGGTGCGGTGGTCGGTGGGGTTTTAGGTCATCAGGTGGGTGGTGGTAGCGGGAAAAAAGTGGCCACGGTGGCGGGTGCTGTTGCTGGTGGTTATGCTGGCGATCGCGTGCAGGACAATATGCAAAAAAATAATACCTACACCACCACCGAGCAAGTCTGTAACACCGTGTACGAAACCCGCGAAGAAATCACCGGTTATAACGTGACCTATCGCCTGAACGACGAAGAAGCGACCGTCAAGATGACTTACGATCCAGGCCAACGTATTCCGGTTAAAGATGGCCAGTTGGTATTGGCACCTGCGGCAGACGCTGTTCAGTAA
- the chrA gene encoding chromate efflux transporter — MHPSSGKTTTDSLYAPSDVSFWEAFLFWLKLGFISFGGPAGQIAIMHQELVERRRWISEKRFLHALNYCMLLPGPEAQQLATYIGWLMHRTWGGIVAGVLFVLPSLFILIALSWIYIAYGDVSWVAGLFYGIKPAVTAIVVQAAHRIGARALKNNILWAIAAAAFVAIFALNIPFPYIVVAAALIGYVGGRFAPVYFEGGGGHGKAQQDFGAALIDDHTATPAHALFRWSRLTYVILAGLLLWAVPLLLLWGMLGWTHTFTQMAWFFTKAALLTFGGAYAVLPYVYQGAVDHYGWLTPTQMIDGLALGETTPGPLIMVVAFVGFVGGYVNAVFGPDMVFLAGAVAATIVTWFTFLPSFIFIFAGAPFIETTHNKIKFTAPLLAITAAVVGVILNLALFFGYHVLWPEGFDGAFEWPSALIALGAGIALFRYKLGVIRVIIACALIGLIVSLIGLN, encoded by the coding sequence ATGCATCCTTCCTCTGGCAAAACAACAACCGATTCGTTGTATGCACCGTCAGACGTCAGTTTTTGGGAGGCGTTTTTATTCTGGCTTAAGCTGGGCTTTATCAGTTTTGGTGGCCCCGCCGGTCAGATCGCGATCATGCATCAGGAACTGGTGGAGCGGCGCCGCTGGATCAGTGAAAAGCGTTTTTTGCACGCGCTTAACTACTGCATGTTATTGCCGGGGCCGGAAGCACAACAGCTCGCGACCTATATCGGTTGGCTGATGCACCGCACCTGGGGCGGTATTGTTGCCGGCGTACTTTTTGTGTTGCCTTCGCTGTTTATTCTTATCGCCCTTTCGTGGATTTACATCGCCTATGGTGATGTCAGTTGGGTGGCCGGTTTGTTTTATGGCATCAAACCTGCGGTTACTGCCATCGTCGTTCAGGCGGCGCATCGTATCGGTGCGCGCGCACTGAAGAACAATATTCTGTGGGCCATCGCAGCCGCCGCTTTTGTGGCGATCTTTGCACTCAATATTCCATTTCCCTACATCGTTGTGGCGGCGGCCCTCATCGGTTATGTGGGTGGACGTTTTGCTCCCGTCTATTTCGAAGGCGGTGGTGGTCACGGAAAGGCACAGCAGGATTTCGGTGCGGCCTTGATTGATGATCACACCGCGACACCAGCGCATGCATTGTTTCGCTGGTCGCGCTTAACCTATGTCATCCTGGCTGGCTTACTGTTGTGGGCAGTTCCACTGTTGCTGCTATGGGGCATGCTGGGTTGGACGCACACGTTTACGCAAATGGCCTGGTTCTTTACCAAGGCGGCGCTGCTCACCTTTGGTGGTGCCTATGCCGTGTTGCCCTATGTTTATCAAGGCGCTGTCGATCATTATGGCTGGCTCACACCAACGCAAATGATCGATGGCCTTGCCTTGGGTGAAACCACACCGGGACCGCTGATTATGGTGGTGGCATTTGTGGGATTTGTGGGCGGTTATGTTAACGCCGTGTTTGGTCCGGACATGGTATTCCTCGCCGGTGCTGTTGCAGCAACGATCGTTACCTGGTTCACCTTCCTGCCATCGTTTATTTTTATTTTTGCCGGCGCGCCCTTTATTGAAACGACGCACAACAAGATAAAATTCACCGCGCCGCTATTGGCGATTACCGCCGCCGTTGTCGGTGTAATTTTAAATCTCGCCTTATTTTTTGGTTACCACGTTCTCTGGCCGGAAGGATTCGATGGTGCATTCGAATGGCCATCCGCCTTGATTGCTTTGGGTGCAGGTATTGCGCTGTTTCGTTACAAGCTTGGTGTTATCAGAGTCATTATTGCCTGTGCGCTGATAGGGCTTATTGTGTCGTTAATCGGCCTCAATTAG
- a CDS encoding alpha/beta fold hydrolase — MMHIILLRGLAREAAHWHSFPEQLQAALGAQCQLHLIDFPGCGKYYQRPALHSIVAMTGHARNEGNVPAVLASGEPVFIIGISMGGMVALDWAQRFPQEIKGIVLINSSAGDQPLFWRLQPAAWPNVLLALLLPVRQREARVLRMVSNDSAAYQKNLQQWLDIQQQRPITRVTILKMLRAAANFRPRKECSVKGLVLTSRGDRMVAPRASEAIAQTFQWPLIDHPHAGHDLPMDDARWVVQELQRWITSARL, encoded by the coding sequence ATGATGCACATTATTTTATTGCGCGGACTCGCGCGGGAAGCGGCTCATTGGCACAGCTTTCCTGAACAACTACAGGCAGCGCTCGGCGCTCAGTGTCAATTGCATCTCATTGATTTTCCCGGTTGTGGAAAATATTACCAACGCCCTGCATTGCATTCCATTGTCGCCATGACTGGTCATGCGCGCAACGAAGGCAATGTTCCCGCTGTGCTGGCTTCCGGTGAGCCGGTATTTATTATCGGCATTTCCATGGGCGGTATGGTTGCACTGGATTGGGCTCAGCGTTTTCCGCAGGAGATTAAGGGCATCGTGTTAATTAATTCCAGCGCTGGTGACCAACCGCTTTTCTGGCGCTTGCAACCGGCTGCCTGGCCAAATGTATTACTGGCGTTGCTGTTGCCGGTTCGGCAGCGGGAAGCGCGGGTTTTGCGCATGGTAAGTAACGATAGTGCCGCCTATCAAAAAAATCTGCAGCAATGGTTGGACATCCAACAACAGCGCCCGATAACGCGAGTGACAATCCTGAAGATGTTGCGTGCCGCCGCAAACTTTCGTCCTCGTAAGGAATGTTCGGTGAAAGGGTTGGTGCTAACCAGTCGTGGTGACCGTATGGTTGCGCCTCGTGCCAGTGAAGCTATCGCACAAACATTTCAGTGGCCGTTGATAGATCATCCGCACGCAGGACACGACTTGCCGATGGATGATGCAAGGTGGGTGGTGCAGGAACTTCAGCGGTGGATAACATCTGCTAGACTCTAG
- a CDS encoding DUF2817 domain-containing protein, translating to MNERESTSDASRRLNLVAGDSINNADTSLPIVRDSAQQKMIAQQLPELLELERLIAQHPQTLTARVEYMLSWRDWQLPLYSVTIGSRDPQAPAVLMTAGMHGVERIGSQVLIAWMQTLLERMKWDAHLCQLASQIQLVFMPILNPVGMWLNRRCNGNGIDLNRNAPIDAEDDVKLLGGGHRLGGFLPWYRGRKDAPMEPENLALERVIKRQVFGRPMALALDLHSGFGVQDRLWFPHAYRRKPIENIADYVALKMLWERTYPNHIYIFEPQSIHYLSHGDVWDYFHDIFNSRQTQQPQHFLSLTLEMGSWAWVKKRPRQLLNFAGLFNPQMKHRHARVLRRHILLLDFMLAATLNSKHWLPDDKQTGLLTQAANSLWFS from the coding sequence ATGAACGAGCGGGAAAGTACATCCGACGCAAGTCGACGGTTAAATCTGGTTGCGGGCGATAGCATCAATAACGCAGATACCAGCCTTCCCATTGTGCGTGATTCAGCACAACAAAAAATGATTGCACAACAGCTTCCCGAATTACTTGAGTTGGAGCGCTTGATTGCGCAACACCCGCAGACACTGACGGCGCGTGTAGAGTACATGTTGTCCTGGCGTGATTGGCAGTTGCCACTCTATTCCGTGACCATTGGCTCGCGCGACCCGCAGGCGCCCGCCGTGTTGATGACGGCGGGCATGCACGGTGTCGAGCGCATCGGCTCACAGGTGTTGATCGCATGGATGCAAACCTTGCTCGAACGCATGAAGTGGGATGCACATCTGTGTCAGCTCGCCAGCCAGATCCAGCTGGTGTTTATGCCAATCCTGAATCCGGTGGGGATGTGGCTCAATCGCCGCTGTAACGGCAACGGCATTGATCTGAATCGCAATGCGCCGATAGACGCAGAAGATGATGTGAAGCTGTTAGGTGGCGGTCATCGACTCGGGGGATTTCTACCCTGGTATCGCGGTAGGAAAGATGCACCGATGGAGCCGGAAAATCTCGCGTTGGAGCGCGTCATCAAACGGCAGGTGTTTGGTCGTCCTATGGCGCTGGCGCTTGATCTGCATTCGGGTTTTGGTGTGCAGGACCGGCTTTGGTTTCCTCATGCCTATCGGCGCAAACCCATCGAAAATATCGCCGATTATGTTGCGTTAAAAATGTTGTGGGAACGTACCTACCCCAACCACATTTATATCTTTGAACCGCAATCAATTCACTATCTGTCGCACGGTGACGTGTGGGATTATTTTCACGATATTTTCAATAGCCGGCAGACGCAACAACCGCAGCATTTTCTATCGCTGACCCTGGAGATGGGTTCCTGGGCATGGGTAAAAAAACGTCCGCGACAATTATTGAATTTTGCCGGCTTATTTAATCCGCAAATGAAACACCGTCACGCACGGGTATTGCGGCGGCATATCCTGCTATTGGATTTTATGCTGGCAGCAACACTAAATAGTAAGCATTGGCTGCCGGACGATAAGCAAACGGGACTGCTCACGCAAGCCGCCAACAGCCTGTGGTTTTCATGA